The following are encoded in a window of Streptomyces sp. 11x1 genomic DNA:
- a CDS encoding helix-turn-helix domain-containing protein → MLGAIGLDETHESAYRALVSVGAADVPDLARRLTLGEHDTERALRRLERHGLAAQSSARPGRWVAAPPGVALGALLTQRRHELEKAELTAALLAEEYRASAAEPAAHDLVEVVIGSAAIAQRFLQLQLGATEEVCAMVTGAPIAVSGPENNPAEEQTTGRGVGYRVVVERAVLDEDAGLTELSAALDREERVRVMDEVPTKLVIADRTLAMVPLTTHTAEPAALVVHASGLLELLSGLFESVWRQALPLRLGSGRVTEDVPDAPDDTDLEILSLLLAGMTDASVAKQLELGLRTVQRRVKRLMELAGVTTRLQLGWHAYERAWVTRD, encoded by the coding sequence ATGCTGGGAGCGATCGGTCTCGACGAGACCCACGAGTCGGCGTACCGGGCCCTGGTGTCCGTGGGCGCCGCCGACGTACCGGACCTGGCGCGCCGGCTCACGCTCGGGGAGCACGACACCGAGCGCGCGCTGCGCCGACTGGAGCGGCACGGTCTCGCCGCCCAGTCGTCCGCGCGCCCAGGCCGGTGGGTCGCCGCGCCCCCTGGTGTGGCCCTGGGCGCCCTGCTCACCCAGCGGCGGCACGAGCTGGAGAAGGCCGAACTGACGGCGGCCCTGCTCGCCGAGGAGTACCGGGCGAGCGCGGCCGAGCCCGCGGCGCACGACCTGGTCGAGGTGGTGATCGGCTCGGCGGCCATAGCGCAGCGCTTCCTGCAACTCCAGCTCGGGGCCACGGAGGAGGTCTGCGCGATGGTCACCGGCGCTCCCATCGCGGTCTCGGGGCCGGAGAACAACCCCGCCGAGGAACAGACGACCGGTCGCGGCGTCGGTTACCGCGTGGTGGTGGAGCGGGCCGTCCTGGACGAGGACGCCGGCCTCACCGAGCTGTCGGCCGCGCTGGACCGGGAGGAGCGGGTGCGGGTCATGGACGAGGTGCCCACGAAGCTCGTCATCGCCGACCGGACGCTCGCCATGGTCCCGCTCACCACGCACACCGCCGAGCCCGCCGCGCTCGTCGTCCACGCGAGCGGTCTGCTGGAGCTGCTGTCGGGCCTGTTCGAGTCGGTCTGGCGGCAGGCACTCCCCCTGCGCCTGGGCTCCGGCCGGGTCACCGAGGACGTCCCGGACGCTCCCGACGACACCGATCTGGAGATCCTCTCCCTGCTGCTGGCCGGCATGACCGACGCGAGCGTCGCCAAACAGCTGGAGCTGGGCCTGCGGACGGTACAGCGCCGGGTGAAGCGCCTGATGGAGCTCGCCGGGGTGACGACCCGGCTGCAGCTGGGCTGGCACGCGTACGAGCGGGCCTGGGTGACCCGGGACTGA
- a CDS encoding DUF456 domain-containing protein: MGAWELLLVGVVLLLGLCGVLVPGIPGSWLVWAGVMWWALEDPRPIAWWVLVGATTVLLLSRAVRWSLPPRRLAESGATPRMGVYAGAGAFLGFVLVPVLGAIPGFVGGIYLSERLRLGHPGAARAATRTAMRSGGSSVLAELFACLVVTGAWVGTVFGG; encoded by the coding sequence ATGGGAGCGTGGGAACTCCTGCTGGTCGGGGTCGTACTGCTGCTCGGCCTGTGCGGAGTGCTGGTGCCCGGGATTCCGGGGTCCTGGCTCGTCTGGGCCGGGGTCATGTGGTGGGCGCTGGAGGACCCGCGGCCCATCGCGTGGTGGGTGCTGGTGGGCGCGACCACCGTGCTGCTCCTGTCCCGGGCGGTCCGCTGGAGCCTGCCGCCCCGGCGCCTGGCGGAGAGCGGCGCGACCCCCCGGATGGGCGTGTACGCGGGGGCCGGGGCCTTCCTCGGTTTCGTCCTGGTCCCCGTGCTCGGCGCGATCCCCGGTTTCGTCGGCGGCATCTACCTCTCCGAACGGCTCCGCCTGGGTCACCCCGGCGCGGCGCGGGCCGCGACCCGTACGGCGATGCGCTCGGGCGGTTCGAGCGTCCTGGCGGAGCTCTTCGCCTGCCTGGTGGTGACGGGGGCGTGGGTGGGCACGGTGTTCGGCGGCTGA